A stretch of Sphingorhabdus sp. YGSMI21 DNA encodes these proteins:
- a CDS encoding LuxR C-terminal-related transcriptional regulator, with protein MGLSNIDRLNDGQRDCLRLVLAHLNSKEIARELGVSPHTVDQRLRTAMRILNVQSRFEAARKFAAENQQQSYQPLIYQSSTVELAGQTSEQGSSSGRPKDRKTGGTDDGANADSGSAIVALEQAEITRRPFPLPRFRGEKNRLATVERLGWILAIAIGSALSFGGLVAGLEALSRLNG; from the coding sequence ATGGGGTTAAGCAATATTGACCGGTTGAACGACGGGCAGCGCGACTGCTTGCGACTGGTGCTGGCACATCTCAATTCGAAGGAAATTGCACGCGAGCTGGGCGTGTCCCCGCATACGGTGGATCAGAGATTGCGCACGGCCATGCGAATTTTGAACGTGCAGTCGCGTTTCGAGGCGGCGCGGAAATTCGCAGCCGAAAATCAGCAACAGTCGTATCAACCATTGATATATCAATCGTCGACCGTTGAGCTCGCCGGTCAAACCAGCGAACAGGGATCGTCATCCGGGAGACCCAAGGACAGAAAAACCGGCGGAACGGATGATGGTGCGAATGCGGATAGCGGCAGCGCTATCGTGGCTTTGGAGCAAGCCGAAATCACGCGCCGGCCGTTTCCCCTTCCACGTTTCCGTGGTGAGAAAAACCGACTTGCTACGGTCGAGCGGTTGGGATGGATATTGGCCATTGCGATTGGATCCGCCTTATCTTTTGGCGGTTTGGTCGCAGGACTGGAAGCGCTTTCCCGGCTCAACGGATAA
- a CDS encoding acyl-CoA thioesterase — MTRPQPWQLDPANYSVSLVTQTRFQDIDPNRHLNNVAFATMFENARVRFNRSLRPWADRPRNERSMVAAVTINYLREGQFPDDVEISSGVSKIGRSSYVIAQAMFQNGQCIATCESVIVCRTDGEGRPLRAEVVAELEKMRTTG; from the coding sequence ATGACCCGACCTCAGCCCTGGCAGCTTGATCCTGCCAACTATTCCGTGTCGCTGGTTACCCAGACCCGCTTTCAGGATATCGACCCCAACCGGCACCTCAACAATGTCGCCTTTGCAACCATGTTCGAAAATGCCCGTGTGCGGTTCAACCGGTCCTTGCGCCCCTGGGCGGACCGGCCGAGGAACGAGCGGAGCATGGTCGCGGCCGTGACGATCAACTATCTCCGCGAAGGGCAGTTCCCCGACGATGTCGAGATCAGTTCGGGCGTCAGCAAGATCGGGCGTTCTAGCTATGTCATCGCGCAGGCGATGTTCCAGAACGGCCAGTGCATCGCCACCTGCGAGTCCGTCATCGTCTGCCGCACCGACGGCGAGGGCCGGCCGCTGCGGGCAGAGGTCGTCGCGGAACTGGAGAAAATGCGAACCACCGGTTAG
- a CDS encoding sulfite exporter TauE/SafE family protein, with protein sequence MDIYLPIANLSVNAFVIILLGGLVGILSGMFGVGGGFLTTPLLIFYGIPPTVAAASASTQVTGASISGVAAHMRRKGVDFRMGAILVAGGIVGTIVGTGLFQILQTWGQIDTVINVLYVLMLSSIGGLMFKESLQSVRAFRAGKPLPARKRRHHPLVANLPFRWRFYRSGLYISPIAPFVLGLLTGILTMLLGVGGGFIMVPAMLYLLGMGAQVVVGTSLFQILFVTIASTMMHSMTTRAVDIVLASLLLLGSVTGAQLGAKFAQRMRPEYLRLALASMVLLVAIRMALGLGFQPAEIYTVQIL encoded by the coding sequence ATGGACATATATCTGCCAATCGCCAATTTATCGGTTAATGCGTTCGTCATCATCCTTCTCGGCGGGCTGGTGGGCATATTATCCGGCATGTTTGGCGTTGGCGGCGGATTTCTTACCACGCCGCTGCTGATCTTTTACGGAATCCCGCCAACGGTCGCCGCCGCGTCTGCCTCTACCCAGGTCACCGGCGCCAGCATTTCGGGTGTTGCCGCACATATGCGCCGCAAGGGCGTCGATTTCCGGATGGGCGCGATATTGGTGGCCGGCGGCATCGTCGGCACAATTGTAGGAACCGGGCTGTTCCAGATTCTGCAGACCTGGGGCCAGATCGATACCGTCATCAATGTCCTCTACGTCCTGATGCTGTCCAGTATCGGTGGTCTGATGTTCAAGGAGTCCCTGCAGAGCGTTCGCGCCTTTCGTGCCGGCAAGCCGTTGCCGGCCCGCAAGCGACGTCATCACCCGCTTGTGGCCAATCTTCCCTTTCGCTGGCGCTTTTACCGGTCCGGTCTGTATATTTCGCCAATCGCCCCCTTCGTGCTTGGCCTGCTCACCGGCATATTGACCATGTTGCTGGGTGTCGGTGGCGGTTTCATCATGGTACCGGCGATGCTTTACCTGCTTGGCATGGGCGCACAGGTCGTGGTGGGGACCTCGCTGTTCCAGATCCTGTTTGTTACCATCGCTTCGACGATGATGCACAGCATGACCACGCGAGCGGTGGATATCGTGCTGGCCTCGCTGTTGCTGCTCGGAAGCGTGACGGGCGCACAACTCGGTGCAAAATTCGCCCAGCGGATGCGCCCTGAATATCTGCGTCTGGCGCTGGCATCCATGGTGCTGCTGGTTGCAATACGGATGGCATTGGGTCTGGGGTTCCAGCCGGCCGAAATCTACACGGTCCAGATCCTGTGA
- a CDS encoding MFS transporter has protein sequence MNATQAAPLTNTGLAYRSDGYRNYVIISLMLLYTLNFIDRILIGVVAQPIIEEFKLQDWQFGLLSGFGFALMYTVMGIPIARLAERMNRVKIIAASVILWSLMTALCGIAGSFIALLVFRIGVGIGEAGLTPAANSIISDYFPPRSRARAIAIYTMGITLGGVLANAFGGPITELFSWREAFLALGVPGVLFGLIFLFTVEEPPRGYADPPTATKPHKMGITETVQELSGKRSFWINMIAAALVAFVGYGVSNFQVAFFQRVHEMSISEVTLQIAVPLGLAASFGAFFTGYLTEKLSGRYPNVVAWLPGVMLIICVPLYWIGFTTGSVPFALTALLFAAVLHYGYLGAQYTICQGVASPQSRATAVALFLFIVNLIGYGCGPLVMGIASDLLMNADLAASQFAAELTGQICKGKPEELIATLGAAKADACLTASAEGLRWSMIYIVGIFFVAGALYIHVCKTLQKDLVAKMS, from the coding sequence ATGAACGCTACACAGGCAGCGCCCCTGACAAATACCGGGCTGGCATATCGATCCGACGGATATCGCAATTATGTCATCATCTCGTTGATGCTTCTCTACACGCTGAACTTTATCGATCGCATATTGATCGGTGTCGTCGCTCAGCCGATCATTGAAGAATTTAAATTGCAGGACTGGCAATTCGGCTTGCTATCCGGCTTCGGCTTTGCCCTGATGTACACGGTCATGGGGATACCGATTGCCCGGCTTGCCGAGCGAATGAACCGCGTCAAGATCATCGCCGCCAGTGTGATCCTCTGGTCGTTGATGACCGCATTGTGCGGGATTGCCGGTAGTTTCATCGCCCTGCTTGTATTCCGTATCGGCGTCGGCATCGGGGAAGCAGGTCTGACGCCTGCTGCCAACTCGATCATCTCCGACTATTTTCCGCCGCGCAGCCGCGCGCGGGCAATCGCGATCTACACCATGGGTATTACATTGGGTGGCGTTCTGGCCAATGCCTTCGGCGGACCGATCACCGAATTATTTTCCTGGCGCGAGGCGTTTCTGGCGCTCGGTGTACCAGGCGTCCTTTTCGGCCTGATTTTCCTGTTTACCGTAGAGGAGCCACCGCGCGGCTACGCCGATCCGCCGACCGCAACCAAACCCCATAAAATGGGCATCACCGAGACGGTACAGGAGCTATCGGGCAAACGCAGCTTCTGGATCAATATGATCGCGGCTGCCCTTGTCGCCTTTGTTGGCTATGGGGTCAGCAACTTCCAGGTCGCTTTCTTCCAGCGCGTGCATGAAATGTCGATTTCGGAAGTAACCCTGCAGATAGCCGTCCCGCTGGGGCTCGCCGCATCCTTCGGCGCCTTTTTCACCGGCTATCTGACCGAGAAGCTGAGCGGTCGCTATCCCAATGTCGTGGCATGGTTGCCGGGTGTCATGCTAATCATCTGCGTTCCGCTATACTGGATCGGCTTCACCACCGGCAGCGTGCCCTTCGCGCTGACAGCGTTGCTGTTCGCTGCGGTCCTTCATTATGGCTATCTCGGCGCGCAATATACCATCTGTCAGGGCGTCGCGAGCCCGCAATCCAGAGCAACCGCCGTTGCCCTGTTCCTCTTCATCGTCAATCTTATCGGCTATGGCTGCGGCCCACTCGTCATGGGCATCGCCAGCGACCTGCTGATGAATGCCGATCTTGCGGCATCGCAGTTTGCTGCCGAGTTGACCGGACAGATATGCAAGGGCAAACCGGAAGAACTGATCGCCACCCTCGGTGCCGCCAAGGCTGACGCATGCCTGACCGCCAGCGCGGAAGGACTGCGCTGGTCGATGATCTATATCGTCGGTATATTCTTCGTCGCTGGCGCCCTGTATATTCATGTCTGCAAAACGCTGCAAAAAGACCTCGTCGCGAAAATGAGCTAA
- a CDS encoding glycosyl transferase family protein: MASDQFLPFLDVLQKELLLFASLSFLIGAVDDLLFDGLWLFHRLKRRLFVYSRHQRVTVENLENPSPDSRMAIFVPAWKEAAVIGPMLRRCLQQWTESDYRIYVGCYPNDAETVAAVAAASRGCEKVRLVVCRRDGPTTKADCLNHLWDALCRDEIEENSNYAAIILHDAEDIVHSEALKLFRHLIGRAVLIQLPVIPRRAKRSRWVAGHYGDEFAELHGKQMVLREALGASIPSAGVGCAFAREGLQKLSVRTRGKPFDAGSLTEDYELGLHLTGGEARGIFARLRDRNGQLVATQEFFPEKLEDAIRQKSRWMAGISLSGWDRLGWQNSWRENWMRLRDRKASFAAIIVAIAYIAIILMGLLQLAGMTGIYQPRPVSAILETLLFLNFGFLLWRLLMKFCFVFSLYGLREAFLSIPRTVVANLINIMAVWRALSQYISQLAGQPAQWEKTSHFYPDARDVQQLRPQTTAGGRG; encoded by the coding sequence ATGGCAAGCGATCAATTTCTGCCGTTTCTCGATGTCCTGCAGAAGGAATTGCTGCTGTTCGCCAGCCTGTCCTTCCTGATCGGTGCGGTCGACGATCTTCTGTTTGATGGCCTGTGGCTCTTTCACAGATTGAAACGCAGACTGTTCGTCTATTCGCGCCACCAACGGGTGACCGTCGAAAATCTCGAAAATCCGTCCCCCGATAGCCGTATGGCGATCTTTGTACCGGCCTGGAAAGAGGCCGCGGTCATCGGTCCGATGCTGCGCCGCTGTCTGCAACAGTGGACCGAAAGCGACTACCGGATTTACGTGGGATGCTATCCCAATGATGCCGAAACGGTCGCAGCCGTGGCAGCGGCATCCCGGGGGTGCGAAAAGGTCAGGCTGGTCGTCTGCCGGCGGGACGGACCGACCACCAAGGCCGATTGCCTCAATCATCTCTGGGATGCTCTCTGCCGCGACGAGATTGAGGAAAACAGCAATTATGCCGCGATCATTCTGCATGATGCGGAAGATATCGTGCACTCCGAAGCATTGAAACTGTTCAGACATCTGATTGGACGCGCTGTATTGATCCAGTTGCCCGTCATCCCCCGACGGGCCAAGAGATCGCGCTGGGTCGCCGGCCATTATGGCGATGAGTTTGCCGAATTGCACGGCAAGCAAATGGTGCTGCGGGAGGCGCTCGGCGCGTCCATACCTTCCGCCGGTGTCGGCTGCGCCTTTGCCAGGGAAGGGCTGCAGAAACTATCGGTGAGAACCCGGGGCAAACCCTTTGATGCGGGCAGCCTGACCGAAGATTACGAACTGGGGCTGCATCTGACCGGTGGAGAGGCCCGGGGCATTTTTGCCCGGTTGCGCGACCGGAACGGGCAGCTGGTCGCCACCCAGGAATTCTTCCCGGAAAAGCTGGAAGACGCCATACGCCAGAAAAGCCGCTGGATGGCCGGCATTTCCCTGTCCGGATGGGACCGGCTGGGCTGGCAGAACAGCTGGCGGGAAAACTGGATGCGCCTGCGCGATCGCAAGGCCAGCTTTGCTGCCATAATCGTCGCCATTGCCTATATCGCCATCATCCTGATGGGCCTGTTGCAGCTCGCCGGGATGACTGGAATCTACCAGCCCCGGCCCGTGTCCGCTATTCTGGAGACATTGCTGTTTCTCAATTTCGGCTTTCTGCTGTGGCGTCTGCTGATGAAATTCTGCTTCGTCTTTTCGCTATACGGGTTGCGCGAGGCATTTTTGTCAATACCGCGGACGGTCGTGGCGAATCTGATCAATATCATGGCAGTGTGGCGCGCGCTCAGCCAATATATCAGCCAGCTGGCCGGCCAGCCCGCCCAATGGGAAAAAACCAGCCATTTCTATCCCGACGCCCGTGATGTCCAGCAACTCCGACCGCAAACCACCGCGGGCGGTCGAGGCTGA
- a CDS encoding TIGR02186 family protein, giving the protein MPRLLALFGIALLTVGATPVLVPEVSQDRISIKGDFNGAQLLLFGAITYPPGTRNTDRADIVVVLKGPVESIVVREKQQIAGIWINAASSEFRSAPGFYAVASSKPLDEIVDGKTADIYELGLHHLQLSPAGAIDSRELDRFVDGLVDLNSRGNLFKNLPNSVKITNSVLYQARINLPASVPVGDYTAETFLVIDGRVEAAEVKEITIEKTGMGRFITNMAQNYGFLYGLIAVLISVVLGWSAGYLFRKM; this is encoded by the coding sequence TTGCCCCGCTTGCTTGCGCTTTTCGGCATCGCCCTGCTGACCGTCGGCGCGACGCCGGTGCTGGTTCCCGAAGTGTCGCAAGACCGGATCAGCATCAAGGGCGATTTCAACGGGGCACAATTGCTGCTTTTTGGTGCCATTACCTACCCGCCGGGTACTCGCAACACCGATCGGGCCGATATCGTGGTCGTGCTCAAGGGGCCGGTCGAATCGATCGTCGTGCGCGAAAAGCAGCAGATCGCCGGGATCTGGATTAACGCGGCGAGCAGCGAGTTTCGGTCTGCCCCCGGCTTTTACGCGGTAGCATCCTCCAAGCCGCTCGACGAGATTGTCGATGGCAAGACCGCAGATATTTATGAATTAGGCCTGCACCATTTGCAGCTTTCTCCGGCCGGAGCGATCGACAGCCGCGAGCTGGACCGCTTTGTCGACGGGCTGGTCGACCTGAATTCGCGGGGCAATTTGTTCAAGAACCTGCCGAACAGCGTCAAGATCACCAACAGCGTACTATATCAGGCGCGGATCAACCTGCCGGCGAGCGTACCGGTGGGAGATTATACGGCGGAAACCTTTCTGGTCATCGATGGTCGGGTGGAGGCGGCCGAGGTCAAAGAGATCACCATCGAAAAGACGGGGATGGGGCGTTTCATCACCAATATGGCCCAGAATTACGGCTTTCTCTACGGACTTATCGCCGTGCTCATTTCGGTCGTACTCGGCTGGTCAGCGGGCTATTTGTTCCGCAAGATGTAA